A single window of Camelus ferus isolate YT-003-E chromosome 7, BCGSAC_Cfer_1.0, whole genome shotgun sequence DNA harbors:
- the LOC102504745 gene encoding LOW QUALITY PROTEIN: indolethylamine N-methyltransferase-like (The sequence of the model RefSeq protein was modified relative to this genomic sequence to represent the inferred CDS: deleted 1 base in 1 codon) — MEGKLYAGEDYKKEFDPQDYLKTYYAFDSGTVAENEILKFNLKNLFQTFSSGGVGGDILIDIGSGPTIYQLLSACEAFREIIVSDYTEQNLWELEKWLKKEPGAYDWSPAVQYVCELEGDRSRCQEKEARLRRTVTRILKCDVTQPHPLAPAQVPPADCVLTLLAMECACSDADTYWAAIRRLVSLLKPGGHLVMAIALRCQSYMVGAKKFFGLPLEKETVEKAVQEAGCQVLRCEYRPNSYSHFYCINEGICFVVARKGSRA, encoded by the exons ATGGAAGGCAAGCTCTATGCTGGAGAAGACTATAAGAAAGAATTTGACCCCCAAGACTACTTGAAGACCTACTATGCCTTCGATTCAGGCACTGTAGCTGAAAATGAAATCCTGAAATTTAACCTCAAAAACCTCTTCCAGACCTTCTCTTCAG GAGGAGTGGGAGGCGACATCCTGATCGACATTGGCTCGGGCCCCACCATCTACCAGCTGCTCTCGGCCTGTGAGGCCTTCCGGGAGATCATCGTCTCGGACTACACGGAGCAGAACCTCTGGGAGCTGGAGAAGTGGCTGAAGAAGGAGCCGGGGGCCTATGACTGGTCCCCAGCCGTGCAATACGTGTGTGAGCTGGAGGGAGACAG GAGCAGATGTCAGGAGAAGGAGGCACGGCTCCGAAGGACAGTCACACGGATCCTGAAGTGTGACGTGACCCAGCCACACCCCCTGGCACCAGCCCAGGTGCCACCAGCTGACTGCGTGCTGACCCTGCTGGCCATGGAGTGTGCCTGTTCTGATGCAGACACCTACTGGGCAGCGATCCGGCGCTTGGTCAGCCTGCTGAAGCCGGGC GGGCACCTGGTCATGGCCATAGCCCTCCGCTGCCAGAGCTACATGGTGGGCGCCAAGAAGTTCTTTGGGCTCCCCTTGGAGAAGGAGACGGTGGAGAAGGCCGTGCAGGAGGCCGGTTGCCAGGTGCTGCGGTGCGAATACCGCCCCAACAGCTACTCACACTTCTACTGCATCAACGAGGGCATCTGCTTTGTAGTGGCCCGCAAGGGCAGCAGGGCCTGA